The following proteins are encoded in a genomic region of Nonomuraea muscovyensis:
- the argC gene encoding N-acetyl-gamma-glutamyl-phosphate reductase yields MRAAVAGASGYAGGELLRLLLGHPELEIGALTAASSAGSALGAHQPHLPALAGRVIGDTTPEALAGHDVVFLALPHGHSAAVAAALGGDTLVVDCGADHRLADPAAWQEFYGGEHAGTWPYGLPELPGQRELLKSARRIAVPGCYPTSVLLALAPAFAAGLAEPDVVVVAASGTSGAGRSLKPNLLGSEVMGSVSAYGVGGVHRHTPEMEQGLTAVAGTPVRVSFTPTLAPMSRGILATCSAPATPGLTRSAVREAYESALATEPFVRLLPEGAWPATAMTYGANTAALQVTLDERAGRLVAVIAIDNLTKGTAGGAIQSANLALGLPEELGLPTTGVAP; encoded by the coding sequence ATGAGGGCGGCGGTCGCCGGAGCCAGCGGCTACGCGGGAGGGGAGCTGCTGAGGCTGCTGCTCGGCCACCCGGAGCTTGAGATCGGCGCGCTGACCGCGGCCTCCAGCGCCGGCAGCGCGCTGGGCGCCCACCAGCCCCACCTGCCCGCCCTGGCCGGCCGCGTCATCGGGGACACCACCCCCGAGGCCCTCGCCGGTCACGACGTCGTCTTCCTCGCGCTGCCGCACGGCCACTCCGCCGCGGTGGCCGCCGCACTCGGCGGCGACACCCTCGTCGTCGACTGCGGCGCCGACCACCGGCTCGCCGACCCCGCCGCCTGGCAGGAGTTCTACGGCGGCGAGCACGCCGGCACCTGGCCGTACGGCCTGCCCGAGCTGCCCGGCCAGCGCGAGCTGCTCAAGTCCGCCCGCCGGATCGCCGTCCCCGGCTGCTACCCGACCTCGGTCCTGCTCGCGCTCGCGCCCGCCTTCGCCGCCGGCCTGGCCGAGCCCGACGTGGTCGTGGTGGCCGCGAGCGGCACCAGCGGCGCCGGCAGGTCGCTCAAGCCCAACCTCCTCGGCAGCGAGGTCATGGGCTCGGTCAGCGCCTACGGCGTCGGCGGCGTCCACCGGCACACCCCCGAGATGGAGCAGGGGCTCACGGCCGTCGCCGGCACGCCGGTGCGGGTGTCGTTCACCCCCACACTGGCCCCGATGAGCCGCGGCATCCTCGCCACCTGCTCGGCGCCCGCCACACCCGGCCTGACCAGGTCAGCCGTGCGCGAGGCGTACGAGAGCGCGCTGGCCACCGAGCCCTTCGTGCGACTGCTGCCCGAGGGCGCCTGGCCCGCCACCGCGATGACCTACGGCGCCAACACCGCCGCGCTGCAGGTGACGCTCGACGAGCGCGCCGGCCGCCTGGTCGCCGTCATCGCCATCGACAACCTCACCAAGGGCACGGCCGGAGGCGCGATCCAGAGCGCCAACCTCGCTCTCGGCCTGCCGGAAGAGCTCGGTCTCCCCACGACAGGAGTGGCCCCATGA